Within the Halorhabdus rudnickae genome, the region CTTCATTCGCTTCGAGGACGACCACGAATTAGGGCCGTTTGGGTCTTCGTGTATTCGGAAAGTGACGGGCCGAGAGTGAAGAGTCCGGCAAGACGGGCGCTCGCTGAGCGTCTCCTCGATCACTGCTCGCGGAGTTCCTCGACGAGCTGTTTGATCGCGTTGTGTTGTTTCTTCAGGAGCTGGTTCTGGCGTTTGACTGCGGTCGAGAGTTCTCCGACCTGTTCGCGCAGCGCGCGGAGGTCTTCCCCGGCGGCGACATCCGCGTCTTCGAGGACTGTTTCCAGCGCTTCGGTTTCGGGCATCGGGTTCGACGGGGTCGAAATGTCTCGTGTCTGTTGGGCGTCCCCGTTCGTCTCATCGTCGGTACCGGTCGTCGAAACAGCGGTTTTTTCGGGTACGTCAGTTGCTGTCGCGGTCGTCTCCGTTGTCCCGGTCGCGTTCGTCTCCGTTGTCTCGCCGGTCTCCACCGTAGCGCCGATGTCCGTGTCGATGAGTCCGTCGTCCTCGTCCTCGTCCTCGGTTACCAGCGGCTCGATACCCGAGCCGAGAGTAAGGTCGTTTTGATCGTTCCCGGTCGATTCTTCGATCTCCGCCGCTTCCTCATCGACGCCGACGACGCGTCGCAACTCCTCGAAGGAAGCCACGTCGTAGAACCCGAAGACGGCCGTCTTGACGGTCTCTTCGACGAGGCGAGCGTCGTCCCGGGGGATCTTGATTCGCTGGGGGCGGCCATCGATCGAGACGACCAGTTCCGTGGCGACGCTGCCCTCTTCGAAGGCGATGTCAGTCACGTTCTGGTAGGGATAACTCTCGTAGTCGTCGGCCCAGACTGTCCCGCCGATGTGTCTGACGAGGCGCTTCTCGGCGACGATCAGCGTCATCTCGCTGAACCGGAAGGCCCCGACGATCGACTCGTCGCCGTCGATGACTTCGTCGGCTCCGAGGATCCCCTCGAGGAGCAGCGTGAGGACGTCACGCGTGTAGTCGGTCGGGACCGAAAACGAGCGTGTTTCGTCGAAGTAGTCGACGTGGAACTTCGACTTGCGGCGTCCTTCGGATAGTTTGAGACGATCAGCCTCGTGCGGATAGGAATCGACACTCTCGTCGCTGATCAGTCCCTCTGAGCGATAGATGATAGTTCGCGTGGGCGTCAGACAGACCACGTCTTCGTCCCCGATCGACACGCCGGCGAGGATATCCTCGTCCCCGAGTTCCTGCCGGACGAGGCCTGGTATGTCCATGCTCAAGCTGTACTGGTCCGAGGCTATAAATCCGCGGGCTTCCCGTCACAGGACCGATTATATTCCGATTGGTGCGACCCAACCGACCTACGAGCCGTTGCCCTCGGGTGGACTGGAGATGAGAAGGTTAAAGACGACCCTCACGCAACAAATGGGTGCGCCCGGGTGGCTTAGCTGGACATAGCGCCGCACTCATAGGGTCTTCCCACGTGTGCGCCATCGCATACCCGTCGGGGTTCGTGACCCCGGACCTGGGTCATGCGGAGATCGAGGGTTCGGAGCCCTCCCCGGGCATACTTCACTCGTGGCTCGCGTCGGCGAGTCACTGCTCTAAGGATGCGCTGCGGAGGGCGGAGTACCCGTGAGGATCTGCACGAGCGCTAGCGAGTGCAGATGAGGTCAGACGCCGTCTGGCCGTCGTTCGGAACCCTCTCCGGAGAATCATATATGAATCTATATACATGCGTAGAATCGACAGCAAGCGGTGTGTCTGTTCCTGTCGGATACGCGGGGGTGCGTCGGCGTGAGCCAGGCCGTCGCTCTGGACGTCCCGACGCGGTCGAAGTTCGGCCTTGACGCGACCGTGGAGGCGCGGGCTACGTTGAATGTGGGGCTCTGTTTAGGAGAGTTTCAAACCATCGCCCACGCGCAGTGCTCCGCGGCCGTAGCACGTGTGAAAGCGTGTTGACACGGATCCAGGGGGGTGGTCGAGCAACACGCCAGGGGGCACCGTCTCCCGTGCCTCCGAACCCGTCCCGCGAGGGACGGGAAAGGTTCCTCCTTGCGGAAGACCGCAGTCATCGACATACCCGTTGTCCGGGCAGCGGTCGGTGGGCGCGGTCGCAATGTTAGGGACCGGAAGACACCCGGTCCAAGTTAGGCTGGGGGCTGAACGTTTGTTAAACCACCGGGCGATTTGCAGAATCACTACACAGCGTCGCATTTTCAGTGTTTGAGAATGGTATCAGACGGGCTTTTAACGAGCGTGAAAACGCCGTTCGACGGCGAACGATTCAATTGGATTTTTATACTATCCTATTGAACGCTCGGTTGCAATGTTCGATTCAGCGAAAGAGTTCCTCCGTTCGGAGGACCGTGGTGTATCGCCAGTTATCGGCGTGATCTTGATGGTCGCGATTACGGTCATTCTCGCGGCCGTGATCGCGACGTTCGTCATGAACATGGGGCCGAGTGAAGAGACCCAGCCCAGTGTCCAGTGGGAATGGAATGCCGACAGTGAGAACGTGACTCTCTCACACACTGGCGGTGACGCCGCGACAGCGAGCCAATTCCTGCTTGAAACCGAAAACAATGGATCGGCCACGCTGGACCAATTCTCCGGCATCAGTGAAGAGCTAACAGCTGGAGACAAAGTCGTGATTAATGCAACCGGTACTGACGGAGAACTTTATGGCACCTTCAGTGGGACAGACGTTGACGCAAACCTGAACTCAGAATATACTCTGATCTGGGAGAACCCGAACAGCGATCAAACGCAGGTCATCACTGACTTCGAACCCTGACGTAGCGGCGTAGCAATCGTCTTCTCGCGGTTTTTATCGCACACCAGCGACCACGTGATAGCTCGTGCCACGCGGCTGCGCTTCGCGGAGGTGCAGGCGCTTGTCGGCGAGCGCACGCAGTACTCCGGCCGCGAAGATAGTTCTCGGCTACGAAGTTCCAGTGTTCCTGACTGAGGTGGTCTGAAATGGTAATATGCTACTCTCAGAGCATGTATTCGCGTCGTGAACGTATAGCCGAGAGAAATTCCATTACGAGATAATGAACTGTTCGACCTTCTCAGCAGCGATCGATATGCCTTGCTTGACCTTTTGAGTCTGCATCTGCCGTTCGATTTCACTCTCGCGAGCGCCGTCAAACAGCGCGTTGAGGAACTCTCGGATCTCGTCCGGATCATCGAGAATCCGGTCCTCAATAATACCCGACTCGATCATCGCATACGTTCCATCACTGGGATCAAACGCGTCAGCAGTCAAATCCAGATCCCGAACGCCCAATTCCTTCTCGGCGACAACGAGTGCCGGGTAGTCGTCGATGTCGAATCCACCGACCAATGCGTCCCATAGCTCGGGTTTGGTCCGATCTCGATCGATAATAGCGACCTCAAGTTGCGCCCGATTCCTCCCAAGCAGGGTTAACGCGTTGTCGAGGTGTTTGTACTTGCTGTCCGATTCTGTGAATTGCGCATCAGTGAAGTAATAGAAGTAGGCGTTGGTCTCACGCTTCGGGAGTTGCCACAGGGTGTGGGGTGTCGGCGTGAGGGATTCTCCGACTGTTTCCGGTTTTTGATCAGCGGGTGGGAGCGTTTCGAACTCAGTCTTTGTATCCGGGTCAAACAGAGCGTCCACGTCGAGATCCGTTGCCGTCACGTAGTCCTCGTAATTGTGATAGACGTACCGGAGGAGATCCTGGATTGGTGTGTTATTGTATTCGCGCTTGATGTCTTGGACGAGATCCAGCGCAGGTTTCCGTACTTGGGTACGAACGAGATCCCGAGCTTTCTGCAGCCCGGCTGTAGTGAGACCGTATATCTCCCGGGGCTTTCCGAGTTCGTTTGTTTGAATGTCCCGAGTTACGTATCCGTGTTCGACTAGCCGGTCGAGGTCGGAAGCCAGCTGGGCGGAGAATGGCCCGTATCGATCCGCACGGAACGAATAAATTGTTTCCAGATCCGTCTCCTCCTGAGCGAGGAACACCAACTTTTGGAATCGTGTGGCACCTTCGATCGCCTTGCTTTCGTCAGTATAGAGCAACAGAAGCGGAAGAGCAAGGGGCTCGGACATGGATTGTCTTGAAACGGTGTGCGTCGGCTTAGTCAGTCAACTGGGTTAAATCCCGGTGATGATACCCAACGATAGACTAACTATTTCGACCAGTCACAGCACATCGAGTTCTGATGGATTGGTTTCTCGGATACAAAAGTGCTTGTCGACAACCGCATACAATACTCCGGGCACATGCCCTGAGTAGATCGTCGAAGACATCATCCGATCGAACCGCGGGCGATTTTCGACGTGATCGAGGAGTACGACGCCGTTGCAGACGTGACGTTCCTGTTGGACGCCCGGACCGGGGAGTTGGACAGCGATCGCGACGCCCAGACACTGGACCGAAGTGGTGAACGGCGCTAGCTTCGTATTGCGGGTTCGATCGAACGGTACTATCTGCCCGCGATCTCGGAGGCCGACATCGAGCGGACGATCGCCGCGATTGCGAGCGCGTATAATACGGCGGGCGGGCACGTCCGCGTCGATCGCTTCGGCAGTGTTGTTTTGTGGATGGGCTTTGTGGCGACCGGTATGCCGGATTTCAAAGTTGAACTGGAGCGAGGGGACTGGCAGTGTTCGGCGGAACTGTCTTGGTTATTGGGACACTCGCCGTTTTTGACGCGTATGCAACGATGCTGCAGATCACCGAGACCGGTGCCGTAGGTCAAGCGCTCGCGCAGTCGCAGTACGACAGTGCGACCCAGCAGTTCGTTATCGGTGGTGCAGGTGTCGCCTTTGGGTTGACGATGGTGATAATTGCCGCGGCGATCATCATCGAACATCGTCTCAAAGAACTGCTGGAGCAGGCGAGTTAACCGGTCGCGGGGGCCTGAAAGTCCGTGCCACGCGGCCGCGCTTCTCGGACGTGCAGGTGCTTGTCGGCGAGCGCGCGCAGTACTCCGGGCGGGCGCGTGTCTGTGAGAGTGGTGTTGGTGTCACTCGGCGTCAGTCTCGTCGGCTGCTGTCGCGGTGGCGACCGCGCTCTCGATGCCCCGGAACAGGCCGTGGACCGCGATGAACAG harbors:
- a CDS encoding DUF7115 domain-containing protein is translated as MDIPGLVRQELGDEDILAGVSIGDEDVVCLTPTRTIIYRSEGLISDESVDSYPHEADRLKLSEGRRKSKFHVDYFDETRSFSVPTDYTRDVLTLLLEGILGADEVIDGDESIVGAFRFSEMTLIVAEKRLVRHIGGTVWADDYESYPYQNVTDIAFEEGSVATELVVSIDGRPQRIKIPRDDARLVEETVKTAVFGFYDVASFEELRRVVGVDEEAAEIEESTGNDQNDLTLGSGIEPLVTEDEDEDDGLIDTDIGATVETGETTETNATGTTETTATATDVPEKTAVSTTGTDDETNGDAQQTRDISTPSNPMPETEALETVLEDADVAAGEDLRALREQVGELSTAVKRQNQLLKKQHNAIKQLVEELREQ
- a CDS encoding type IV pilin, translated to MFDSAKEFLRSEDRGVSPVIGVILMVAITVILAAVIATFVMNMGPSEETQPSVQWEWNADSENVTLSHTGGDAATASQFLLETENNGSATLDQFSGISEELTAGDKVVINATGTDGELYGTFSGTDVDANLNSEYTLIWENPNSDQTQVITDFEP